Part of the Henckelia pumila isolate YLH828 chromosome 2, ASM3356847v2, whole genome shotgun sequence genome is shown below.
AGTCACCCGCCACCCATCGTTCGTGGGATTCAAGCGAGTCGTCGTGGACCAGTACGATGGCGTTTACGTGGTCATGGAGTATATGGAGAACGACCTCGGAAGGGCAATGAAAAATACAACAACTCCTTTCGACGGGACTACTCGAGCACAAGCTCTCATCAAACAGTTGTTGGAGGGTGTCCGCTTCCTCCACGAAAACAGGATAATGCACAGGGACTTGAAGCCTTCCAACATCCTTCTCAACCACAAGGGAGAAGCCAAGATCTGCGATTTCGGGTTGTCGCGGTGATACGAAAGAGAAAGAGCATTCGGCTCCTACTCTCCTCATGTGGTGACTTTATGGTACAGGGCACCCGAGCTGCTTCTCGGGGCGAAGACATATTCGTGCGCCGTGGATATGTGGGCGGTGGGTTGCATCATGGCTGAAGTGCTGTTGCTTGGAGAAGTGATTTTCAGAGGGAATTCGGAGATGGATCAGATTAAGAAGGTGTACGAGATACTTGGGACCCCGGATGATATCAGGTTGCCGGGATTTTCGAGCCTTCCCGGGAGCATGTTCATGTTTGAAGAACAAGTACAGCCATTGAATCTACTGAACAGGAAGTTCGGGCCGATTCTTTCGCAAGTGGGGATTGATCTGTTGAGCAAGCTCTTGCTTTACAATCCGGAAGAGAGGATTACAGCCAAGGATGCTCTCAATCACGATTGGTTTCGGGAAATCATCATCGATTAATTATGtataatttttagttaatttagtTTAGTTTGATTTGGAGGTTCATGGATCGATCCACGTCTGTAAACATAACATTTGATGATCGATCTTTaattgttaatatatatatatatatatataattcattcattgtgtatatatattaagtTTTCTAAATCaggtgttatatatatattgacgaATACTCCAAACCATTGATATTGATtggaatatatataattaaagacCTTTTTATGTGTATTTTTTAAGCTTAATAagtatattaaatattatatttcatgTCTTAAGCTTGCACTATTTTTTAATTCCTATAATATTTCAGATGCTATCATGAACTGTGCGAAGAAAATGGTAgtacaaattaaaaaatttacttCAAAGTTCGTATCATATGAATTTAAAATTACTGGCCGGGATTTTGAATAATAACAAAGTAATTAGACACAAAATCCGATTAATTATGTTTCAGAAACGTAATGCCATTCATTTTCTCACTACATTAATGCAAACGGGGACCTTGCATTGTGCGGTTCCTAATTCATactgatatatatatgttactTTCAAATTAAGCTGTTGATGGCAGTTTTAATTTGTGTTCAAAACGGGGaaggttaaaaaaaaaacagaccTTTTTGTTTGCTTGGATCTTTGTCATAAAATTGTTGATTCTTGGATTGATAATTTAATGTAACAGATTCACAAAAGCTGTTCATTTATGGTCATGTGTGTTACAAAAAAGATGATCCTAATTCTGAAATTCTCTGGTTGTGTGAAAGCTTTAATTTATGAGGAGTTTTTGGCGCCATTATATTCAAATCATACGTACGTCTATGTAGTAGAAATGATTATCGAGAATGACCGATAAATGGACTGAAACAAAGCAATAAATTAAGATGGTCGAGACAGTGGTTTTACTTGAAACTTGATCCTATGCAACTGATTTTATATGACTTTAAACACAATATCTATCCATTAATTTTACTTCTTTATTCAGCCATGCATGCATCGATCTGTTTTTTAGGGAGATTAATTCCATAAACGGAAAACCAGAATCTTGAGTCAAAGGATCTGATGCATGCTAAATTCTATTGACAAAAGACTAACGAAACAAGATATCTTGTCTATATATGCATGTATGTTCCCCTTAGGTTGCGTTTGGATTGaagtatttcaaatccatggatttggattataattttatgaaatatagagaaatctcaaatttatagtttaattatttatacattgCTTAGATGTATTAAAAGAGATTCTAAATCAACTATTGCAGACAATGTGTTATTATTTGTATCCACTAATTCTCTCATCATAAACAAGAATGTGTAGTTATCATTAACCACGTCATCCAATTGATCAACAACTTTAATTTAAATGACGTAAGCTGCATCATTAACAACACACACAAAAATATGTTTACTTTATATCATTGtaattgtattttttaaaaaaattatttatatatgtgcTATATAGCGTGAACCTTCTTTTGGAGTTGATGTAGTCTTGAATAGGATGTCCAACGAACGTTGCAGCAACATTATCGAACATTGTGATcttgaaataaaaattaacatttaattaatttttcttgTTTGTATATAAAGTTGTACAATACTACTAATATATATGAAGTGCATTAATTACCTTGGAAATATCTTTGTCTTTTAACTTTataatgttaaaaaaaatgattatttgTGGTCTCTGTGGGTTGAAACAATGATTGCATGTTTCATACCAAATTATGAATTATTCCTTAATTATACCTTCGAGaaacactacaaaaaaaaaaaaaaaacggtttCGGAACCGGTTATATATAAGCTTTAGATGCGGTTTGCCACCGCTTCTAAACTTTTACCTCCGGTTCAATTTCCATCTCGCTTGTTGGCGGAGCTAAAGGTTTTAGAAGCAGAAGTCTCTCCCGGTGGTACAGCTTTTATAACCATTTCTATTGGTGTTCAATTGAGGCGTCTGCGAAAACGCATCTATTGCCATCTATTAGAGCGGTTATGAAACGAATCTACATTTTTAGTTTTAGTCACATTTTCTACTATTAGCAACGGTCAATACCCGTTTTTAATTCATTGCTTTAGCGGCGGAGGTATTACCGCTTCTATAGATACTCCAGCGGCGGTGCAACAACCGCTTCTATAGATACTCCCGCAGAGGTGGTATAACCGCTGTTATAGGTCCTATCGATGCGGTTGTAAAACGCGGCAAATGCAACAATAGCATCGGAGAATAACCGcttatatatattgatatagaAGCGGTTCACAAATACTTCAGAATCATTGATGTTTGTGCGTAACCTAAGATTTAACAACGGTTATTAACCATTTGTAATGCTTCATTCTATAACGGTTTTCAAACCGCCCTTATATCTTTATTCATTAATCATGTGTTCTAAAAGCGGTTTTCCAGAATGATTTAACCAAGAATTAGAAatggttatatattttttttctaatagTTAGATAAATCGTTGATATAGATTTTGTCCATCTATACACTCCTTTTGCCGTGGCTTGCTGTTAAATATTGCATACTACAATGATGCAATCTCAACCACAATTcatgaataat
Proteins encoded:
- the LOC140877830 gene encoding cyclin-dependent kinase G-1-like, which gives rise to MANKHPCHLDRRSKKGCGGGVSRRQKFARRSKGGQIGIVIKKRVEIVNLSSGESKTPPSVLSKNTLGLDSVGYGSVDEYQLLSEISHGSYGVVYKSMEKKTGQVVAIKEEFDGFCESTSREIDILKSVTRHPSFVGFKRVVVDQYDGVYVVMEYMENDLGRAMKNTTTPFDGTTRAQALIKQLLEGVRFLHENRIMHRDLKPSNILLNHKGEAKICDFGLSRAPELLLGAKTYSCAVDMWAVGCIMAEVLLLGEVIFRGNSEMDQIKKVYEILGTPDDIRLPGFSSLPGSMFMFEEQVQPLNLLNRKFGPILSQVGIDLLSKLLLYNPEERITAKDALNHDWFREIIID